The following coding sequences lie in one Lemur catta isolate mLemCat1 chromosome 11, mLemCat1.pri, whole genome shotgun sequence genomic window:
- the RAMP3 gene encoding receptor activity-modifying protein 3 has protein sequence MEMRVQRRSQLLLLLVLLLCGGCPQAGGCNETGMLERLPLCGKVFANMMRKVDVWKWCNLSEFIVYYESFTNCTEVEANIVGCFWPNPLAQGFITGIHRQFFYNCTLNRVRWQDPPDEILIPLIAVPLVLTVAMTGLVVWRSKRTDTLL, from the exons ATGGAGATGCGAGTGCAGCGGCGCTCTCAGCTTCtcctgctgctggtgctgctcCTCTGCG GTGGGTGTCCCCAAGCGGGAGGCTGCAACGAGACGGGCATGCTGGAGAGGCTGCCCCTGTGCGGGAAGGTCTTCGCCAACATGATGCGCAAGGTGGACGTCTGGAAGTGGTGCAACCTGTCCGAGTTCATCGT GTACTACGAGAGTTTCACCAACTGCACCGAGGTGGAGGCCAACATCGTAGGCTGCTTCTGGCCCAACCCCCTGGCGCAGGGCTTCATCACTGGCATCCACAGGCAGTTCTTCTACAACTGCACCTTGAACAGGGTCCGCTGGCAGGACCCCCCTGATGAGATTCTCATCCCGCTGATTGCTGTGCCCCTCGTGCTGACTGTCGCCATGACAGGCCTGGTGGTGTGGCGCAGCAAACGCACTGACACACTGCTGTGA